A window of the Mucilaginibacter sp. cycad4 genome harbors these coding sequences:
- a CDS encoding cytochrome c, with protein sequence MAQLKIKVKSKAKPVAGMATSMANGKAIYVNHCLTCHQADGGGVPNMNPPLIKTSYITGDHARLIKVVLNGFSENVDIDGESYSNVMPAHDFLKDREIADVLTYVRKSFGNKSGVITAAQVRAVREKNKKKVAIKNT encoded by the coding sequence ATGGCACAGCTTAAAATTAAGGTGAAATCAAAAGCGAAGCCGGTTGCAGGTATGGCCACCTCTATGGCAAATGGCAAGGCCATCTATGTAAACCATTGTTTAACCTGCCACCAGGCCGATGGTGGTGGCGTGCCCAATATGAACCCGCCATTAATTAAAACCTCCTATATAACAGGTGATCATGCACGGTTAATTAAAGTGGTGCTCAACGGCTTTTCAGAAAACGTGGATATTGACGGTGAGTCATATTCAAACGTGATGCCTGCACACGATTTTTTAAAAGACCGGGAAATTGCAGACGTGTTAACCTATGTACGGAAAAGCTTCGGTAATAAGAGTGGTGTAATTACCGCGGCACAGGTAAGGGCAGTCCGCGAGAAAAATAAAAAGAAAGTGGCCATTAAAAACACATAA
- a CDS encoding RagB/SusD family nutrient uptake outer membrane protein, with product MKRISIYLYTCLFLGLITTACKKTLIEDPKSTLTPAFFTTSQGFQAGLTAAYAGFRTIWGPDTYFEMTVPGTDEFIAGNDGNNGMVKYNSNFNTADGTVATIWKNCYTYINTCNGLIGSVPAGIDATSAASMVGEAKFLRANYYFILVQFWGDVTLNKTFQSVPTTSATRAKMADVYDFIVQDLKDAIAVLPATPLTNGVQTGRATKAAAMHMLAKVYLTRAGSSAKQADDYKNAYATAIDLITNVAPAGGMKLQQDFGKVFAEGNEANSEILWTVQHTTTLAYNGSATQNNSGPDNLLCHLFVPKYEVQPGMQRSTLYGRPYIRVVPTHWLTDTIFSERVNDQRYNKTFQTAWLCNNAASIPTWSNPLPAGAPAGAQPGGPKFTVGDTAIWMPGKAMTSDQIAGYRYQVIPPAKYSIALSPAMIKYFDTKRPDQNSPSSRPIIIYRLAETYLIAAEALVMDGRAGDAVQYVNAIRERAAYPSGNAAAMDITADKLTLDFILDERSRELCGELVRWLDLARTGKLLERVKLHNTDGKSNIKPFHVLRPIPQTQIDATITGTPYPQNPGW from the coding sequence ATGAAAAGGATATCTATATATTTATACACCTGTTTGTTTTTAGGTCTGATAACTACAGCTTGTAAAAAAACACTGATAGAGGACCCGAAATCAACACTTACCCCCGCTTTTTTTACAACAAGCCAGGGTTTTCAGGCAGGTCTCACTGCAGCCTATGCAGGCTTCAGAACTATTTGGGGCCCGGATACCTATTTTGAAATGACCGTCCCCGGTACAGATGAATTTATTGCCGGTAACGATGGTAACAACGGCATGGTAAAATATAACAGTAACTTTAATACTGCCGATGGTACTGTTGCCACCATCTGGAAAAATTGCTACACCTATATCAACACCTGTAATGGTTTGATCGGTAGTGTTCCGGCCGGTATTGACGCCACATCGGCAGCCAGCATGGTTGGTGAAGCCAAGTTTTTGAGGGCAAATTATTACTTTATATTAGTCCAGTTTTGGGGCGATGTAACTTTAAATAAAACATTCCAGTCGGTGCCTACAACTTCGGCCACCAGGGCCAAAATGGCCGATGTGTATGATTTCATAGTTCAGGACTTGAAAGATGCTATAGCAGTTCTTCCGGCAACCCCTTTAACCAATGGTGTGCAAACCGGCAGGGCAACAAAAGCAGCAGCCATGCATATGCTCGCAAAAGTATACTTAACAAGAGCAGGTTCATCGGCTAAACAGGCAGACGATTATAAAAATGCCTACGCTACTGCAATAGACCTTATAACCAATGTTGCACCCGCGGGCGGCATGAAATTGCAGCAGGATTTTGGAAAGGTATTTGCCGAAGGCAATGAAGCCAACAGTGAAATATTGTGGACTGTACAGCACACAACTACATTGGCTTATAACGGTTCGGCTACACAAAATAACAGCGGCCCGGATAACCTGCTATGTCATTTATTTGTGCCTAAGTATGAGGTGCAGCCCGGTATGCAGCGCAGTACCCTTTACGGGCGTCCATACATTCGCGTGGTGCCCACACATTGGCTTACCGATACCATATTTAGTGAAAGGGTTAATGACCAGCGTTATAATAAAACGTTTCAAACCGCCTGGTTATGTAATAATGCAGCCTCAATACCTACATGGTCTAATCCCCTGCCGGCCGGGGCGCCTGCCGGCGCTCAGCCCGGGGGGCCTAAATTTACTGTAGGCGATACTGCTATCTGGATGCCGGGTAAGGCTATGACTTCGGATCAGATCGCCGGTTATCGTTACCAGGTTATTCCGCCTGCTAAGTATAGCATTGCTTTGTCGCCTGCTATGATCAAATATTTTGACACCAAACGGCCCGATCAAAATTCGCCCTCAAGCAGGCCTATAATTATCTATCGCTTAGCCGAAACCTATTTAATTGCTGCCGAGGCATTAGTTATGGATGGCCGTGCCGGCGATGCGGTGCAATATGTTAACGCAATCCGCGAAAGGGCTGCTTATCCTTCGGGCAACGCTGCGGCAATGGATATTACTGCCGATAAGCTGACGCTGGATTTCATTTTGGATGAGCGTTCGAGAGAATTGTGCGGCGAGCTTGTGCGCTGGCTTGACCTGGCAAGGACAGGCAAGCTGTTGGAAAGGGTGAAACTGCATAATACCGATGGTAAAAGTAATATTAAACCATTTCATGTGCTGCGCCCTATTCCGCAAACACAAATTGATGCAACAATTACCGGTACCCCATATCCACAAAACCCAGGCTGGTAA
- a CDS encoding glycoside hydrolase family 88 protein: MKTFLYLLLIAYTSAAFGQDVNTENIVRRVADNIVKETSFQFVNSKTNEKYNSTKGLASSTDIKVDSKYNKWAYVNGVLAIGMVQTADVLGDKRYSDYSQRNFAFIFDNLGYFETLYKAKAGKVEYGSVFNITNLDACGAMSAGLFDVDALAHRKDYQAYLERSAAYILTKQMRLPDGTLARPQPRFGTLWADDMFMSIPFLARMGKLTGDSKYFDDAIKQVENFNKYLYDPATGLFFHNYYADDQTNGVGHWGRSNGWIAMAQVELLNNLPANHPKRAELIKLLLRQIVGYARYQDQTGLWHQLLDKPDSYLETSVTAMYTYAVARAVNQGWINNKYIAIALEGWKGLASKITADGQLQDVCIGTNMDTAIKFYYTRPTELNDTHGLGALLLAGTEVLKAERKK; this comes from the coding sequence ATGAAAACATTTTTATACTTGTTGCTTATTGCTTACACGTCGGCCGCATTTGGGCAGGACGTTAATACTGAAAATATTGTACGCCGTGTTGCCGATAATATTGTTAAGGAAACTTCTTTCCAGTTTGTAAATTCCAAAACAAATGAAAAATACAATTCTACAAAGGGGTTAGCTTCATCGACAGATATTAAGGTGGACAGTAAATACAATAAATGGGCATACGTAAATGGCGTTTTAGCCATAGGCATGGTGCAAACGGCGGATGTGCTCGGCGACAAAAGATATTCAGATTATTCCCAGCGTAATTTTGCATTTATTTTCGATAACCTCGGTTATTTTGAAACCCTTTATAAAGCTAAAGCGGGCAAAGTAGAATACGGTTCTGTATTCAATATAACCAATCTTGATGCCTGCGGTGCTATGTCGGCCGGATTGTTCGATGTTGATGCCCTCGCTCACCGGAAAGATTACCAGGCATATTTAGAAAGATCTGCCGCTTATATCTTAACTAAACAAATGCGCCTGCCCGATGGTACACTTGCCCGTCCGCAGCCTCGTTTCGGTACGCTTTGGGCCGATGATATGTTCATGAGCATTCCATTTTTAGCCCGCATGGGCAAGCTGACCGGAGATAGTAAATATTTTGATGATGCAATTAAGCAGGTTGAGAATTTCAACAAATACCTTTATGATCCGGCCACAGGTCTGTTCTTTCATAATTATTATGCCGACGATCAGACCAATGGTGTAGGCCACTGGGGCCGCAGCAATGGCTGGATAGCTATGGCACAGGTTGAACTGTTAAACAATTTACCAGCAAATCATCCTAAACGCGCTGAGCTGATTAAGTTGCTGTTGAGGCAAATAGTAGGTTACGCCCGCTACCAGGATCAAACCGGTTTGTGGCACCAGTTATTGGACAAACCCGATTCATACCTCGAAACATCCGTTACCGCTATGTACACTTACGCTGTGGCCAGGGCGGTAAACCAGGGCTGGATCAATAACAAATATATAGCCATTGCCCTTGAAGGATGGAAAGGCTTAGCCTCAAAAATAACCGCTGATGGACAACTGCAGGATGTTTGTATTGGTACCAATATGGACACAGCCATTAAATTTTATTACACCCGCCCAACCGAACTGAACGATACACATGGTTTAGGCGCTTTATTACTTGCCGGAACCGAAGTGCTTAAAGCAGAAAGAAAAAAATAA
- a CDS encoding PQQ-dependent sugar dehydrogenase — translation MKNILFRWVIILTLLPVSIILYALKPGSEVVPDTDNAGLKLPAGFGALKVAETGAKARHLVVTPQGDIYVKLAKPNKEGKGILVLHETPNGKAELKSGFGTYGGTEVYLKNGYLYASSNTEVFRYKVNDNNEVINPDQPEKIITGLKAGRQHETKSFALDNDGNIYVNIGAWFNACQEKDRGLHSPGIPGCPILDSMGGVWQFKTDKLNQTYGDGVRYATGLRNMVGLDWNQQDNQLFVMQHGRDNLNSSWPELYTTKQSAELPAECLYALKKGDNAGWPYMYYDQIQHKKIQAPEYGGDGKKEADVKFLDPAAAYPGHMAPNGLLFYTGNQFPAKYKNGAFIAFHGSWNRAPEPQAGYFVVFQPFKNGKPDGAWEVFVDGFSGSPEKTAAGRADHRPCGLAQGADGSLYVTDDSKGTIYRIIYLKK, via the coding sequence ATGAAAAATATACTATTTAGATGGGTGATAATTCTTACACTACTGCCGGTAAGCATAATACTTTATGCCTTGAAACCAGGATCGGAAGTGGTGCCCGATACTGATAACGCGGGCCTAAAACTACCTGCCGGTTTTGGTGCCCTGAAAGTTGCCGAAACCGGTGCAAAGGCCCGGCATTTAGTAGTTACGCCGCAGGGCGATATTTATGTAAAGCTCGCTAAACCTAATAAAGAAGGCAAGGGTATTTTAGTGCTACATGAAACACCTAATGGTAAGGCCGAGCTTAAATCGGGCTTTGGTACCTATGGCGGCACCGAAGTTTATTTGAAGAACGGATACCTGTACGCATCATCAAATACCGAAGTTTTTAGGTATAAGGTAAATGATAACAATGAAGTGATCAACCCGGATCAGCCGGAAAAAATCATTACCGGGTTAAAAGCCGGTCGCCAGCATGAAACCAAATCGTTTGCGCTGGATAATGATGGCAATATCTACGTAAATATAGGTGCCTGGTTCAACGCATGCCAGGAAAAAGACCGTGGCTTGCATTCGCCGGGAATCCCGGGATGCCCGATACTGGATTCGATGGGGGGAGTGTGGCAATTTAAAACCGATAAGTTAAACCAAACCTATGGAGATGGCGTACGGTACGCAACCGGTTTAAGAAACATGGTAGGCTTGGACTGGAACCAGCAGGACAACCAGCTTTTTGTAATGCAGCATGGCAGGGATAACCTCAACAGTTCATGGCCCGAATTATATACCACTAAACAATCTGCCGAATTACCTGCCGAATGCTTATATGCCCTTAAAAAAGGGGACAATGCAGGCTGGCCATATATGTATTATGACCAGATCCAGCATAAAAAGATACAAGCCCCTGAATACGGCGGCGACGGAAAAAAAGAAGCTGATGTTAAGTTTCTTGATCCCGCCGCCGCCTATCCCGGTCATATGGCGCCCAATGGCTTATTGTTTTATACCGGAAACCAGTTCCCGGCAAAATATAAAAACGGGGCTTTTATAGCTTTTCACGGTTCCTGGAACAGAGCCCCTGAGCCGCAGGCAGGATACTTTGTGGTTTTTCAGCCTTTCAAAAATGGCAAGCCTGATGGTGCGTGGGAAGTATTTGTCGATGGCTTTTCCGGCTCACCTGAGAAAACAGCCGCCGGGCGTGCTGATCATCGTCCCTGCGGCCTTGCCCAAGGTGCAGACGGTTCATTATATGTAACAGATGATTCAAAAGGTACCATATACCGCATTATCTATCTTAAAAAGTAA
- a CDS encoding glycoside hydrolase family 28 protein, producing MKKHHTVIRVLLIFLLPFCFFKAEANGSTSPETPPYNVKLYGAKGDGKSVDTPNINKAIEAAAAAGGGTVYFPAGNYLSGSIHLKSGISLYIDQGATIIAAPIDAASGYDEPEAKIDNNYQDFGHRHWHNSLIWGENLHDISILGPGTIWGKDLVRSNKGEDDKRPNKTISLYLCRNVIIRDISILHGGWFGILATGIDNFTIDDVKMDTNRDGMDIDCCRNVRISNCSINSPYDDGICLKSTYGFGFARATENVTITNCQVSGYDEGSFLAGTFTRNEKKYSDGNPTGRIKMGTESNGGFKNVTISNCIFDYCRGLALETVDGALLEDVTITNITMRDIVNAPIFVRLGARMRGPESAPVGALRRVIISNVVCYNADYKHGAIISGIPGHDIEDLRLSNIRIYYRGGGTKEQSMREVPSLEKEYPEPYRFGTMPSYGFFIRNVKDLKVNDVEVSYITDDFRPPFILDHVSGADFQHVKAQKSAGSATFVLNEVKDFNIYNSRPVADTKLANANKKEL from the coding sequence ATGAAAAAACACCACACTGTAATTCGTGTTCTTTTAATTTTTCTTTTGCCCTTTTGCTTTTTTAAAGCTGAGGCAAATGGTAGTACATCGCCGGAAACACCCCCATATAATGTAAAGTTATATGGGGCAAAAGGCGATGGGAAATCTGTTGACACCCCAAATATCAATAAAGCAATTGAAGCTGCGGCCGCAGCCGGCGGCGGAACGGTTTATTTCCCGGCAGGGAATTATTTAAGCGGTTCTATTCATCTTAAAAGTGGTATCAGCCTGTATATCGATCAGGGGGCTACTATAATTGCCGCTCCTATTGACGCTGCCTCAGGTTATGACGAACCCGAAGCTAAAATTGACAATAACTACCAGGATTTTGGGCACAGGCATTGGCACAACAGCCTGATCTGGGGCGAAAACCTGCACGATATTTCCATATTGGGTCCCGGTACTATTTGGGGTAAAGACCTGGTGCGGAGCAATAAAGGGGAGGATGATAAGCGCCCGAACAAAACCATCAGTCTTTATTTGTGCCGGAATGTGATTATCAGGGACATTTCCATATTGCATGGCGGCTGGTTTGGGATCCTGGCCACGGGGATAGATAATTTTACCATCGATGATGTAAAAATGGATACCAACCGTGACGGTATGGATATTGATTGCTGCCGGAATGTGCGCATCTCAAACTGCAGTATAAATTCACCTTATGATGATGGTATTTGTCTTAAAAGCACTTATGGATTTGGATTTGCCAGGGCTACCGAAAATGTTACCATTACTAACTGCCAGGTGAGCGGTTATGATGAGGGCTCATTTTTGGCCGGTACTTTTACCCGCAATGAAAAAAAATATTCTGACGGTAACCCTACAGGCCGCATAAAAATGGGTACAGAATCAAACGGAGGTTTTAAGAATGTCACTATTTCCAACTGTATATTTGATTACTGCCGTGGTCTGGCGCTTGAAACTGTGGACGGTGCACTTTTAGAGGATGTTACCATCACCAATATCACCATGAGGGACATTGTTAACGCGCCAATATTTGTAAGGTTGGGTGCACGTATGCGCGGGCCGGAAAGTGCACCGGTAGGCGCGCTCAGAAGGGTGATCATTAGCAATGTAGTGTGTTATAACGCCGATTATAAACATGGGGCAATTATAAGTGGGATCCCGGGCCATGATATTGAAGATCTGCGTTTGAGCAACATCCGCATTTACTACCGGGGTGGTGGTACTAAAGAGCAATCTATGCGTGAAGTTCCTAGTTTGGAAAAAGAATATCCAGAACCTTATCGCTTCGGTACGATGCCTTCTTACGGCTTCTTTATTCGTAATGTTAAAGATTTAAAAGTGAACGATGTGGAGGTTAGTTACATCACTGACGATTTTCGCCCGCCATTTATTCTTGATCATGTATCCGGCGCCGATTTTCAGCATGTTAAAGCACAAAAATCGGCAGGCTCAGCAACGTTTGTTTTAAATGAGGTAAAGGATTTTAATATCTACAACAGCCGTCCGGTAGCAGATACCAAACTGGCGAATGCGAATAAAAAAGAATTATAA
- a CDS encoding ATP-binding protein, whose amino-acid sequence MKKILKCTLPALMALMVQGAFAQTHQLEKLWETDTVVRIPESVLPDFKKKVLYVSEIEGNPSAVDGKGGVAKIGLDGKIIDLDFTTGLNSPKGLGRVGDQLYAADLSEVVIIDIKTGKVVNKIPVDSAKMLNDITVNSKGIVYVSDSKTKKIHRIDKGRVTTFLTNVNGVNGLKAINDDLYILGGPKFLKADSKGNLTQITTLSCGGDGLEPVGNGDFLITCWSGHIFYVTADGKIETLLDSEAQKLNTADLGYDTINHILYVPTFFGKKVVAYKLITR is encoded by the coding sequence ATGAAAAAAATATTGAAATGCACATTGCCCGCTTTAATGGCCTTGATGGTACAGGGGGCTTTTGCTCAAACGCACCAATTGGAAAAACTTTGGGAAACTGATACCGTTGTACGAATCCCTGAATCGGTTTTACCTGATTTTAAAAAGAAGGTTTTATATGTATCGGAAATTGAAGGAAATCCAAGCGCAGTTGATGGTAAGGGAGGAGTTGCAAAGATCGGGCTGGATGGAAAGATCATTGATCTTGATTTTACAACCGGTTTAAACTCACCTAAAGGCCTCGGAAGAGTTGGTGATCAATTATATGCAGCCGATTTATCGGAAGTGGTGATTATTGATATCAAAACAGGCAAAGTGGTTAATAAGATCCCGGTTGATAGTGCAAAAATGCTAAATGATATTACCGTAAATAGTAAAGGAATAGTTTATGTGTCGGATAGTAAAACCAAAAAGATCCACCGGATTGACAAAGGCCGGGTAACAACTTTTTTAACAAATGTAAATGGGGTAAACGGGCTTAAAGCGATCAATGATGATCTTTATATCCTCGGCGGACCAAAGTTCCTGAAAGCGGACAGTAAAGGTAATTTAACCCAAATAACCACGCTCAGCTGCGGAGGGGATGGTCTTGAGCCTGTAGGTAATGGCGATTTTTTGATCACCTGCTGGTCGGGCCACATATTTTATGTAACTGCCGATGGCAAAATAGAAACGCTGCTTGATTCGGAGGCGCAAAAGTTAAATACTGCCGATTTAGGCTACGATACAATTAATCATATTTTGTATGTGCCAACTTTTTTCGGAAAAAAGGTAGTGGCTTACAAACTAATCACCCGTTAA
- a CDS encoding glycosyl hydrolase family 28 protein, translating into MQRLTGSLLCTITIVLISGCSLFAADVDITAYGAVGNGTTLNTGAIQKAIDACYKSGGGKVAVPSGVFLTGTIALNDNITLQLKKGAVLLGSTDINDYRNLDPFVEGLGISVGWALVVAVDKKNISIEGEGIIDGQGAKLKAQQILTDTRAESQRWGRRPFLLRVVRCHNVSVKGVTLNYSAAWTSHYFQCKEVNIQKVKIVSRGVAHNDGMDIDGCQDVIIKNCDVVSGDDALCFKTTSSKMACRNIVISGLRLKSGQGAIKIGTESMAPFENIRISKCYIYDTTNGGIKLLSVDGANIRNIEIGEITMVEVKTPILIRLGARLSVFRKDQDTQQPIGTIENVTIKNIKAKAADTAQLMPPSGILITGIPGHNIKGLTLKNIELNLAGGGTEENARQVVPEAIDKYPEVKTFGPLVPAYGVWARHVEGLKLDNIKFTLGHNDLRPAFICEDGKNIELNSCIIPETTGAKAVIRLENVAGAHISNTVVAGSADAFVRIEGNASSRVQLLKNKIPRIQKKVELSADLKAGTAILD; encoded by the coding sequence ATGCAGAGGTTAACGGGGTCATTGTTATGTACTATCACAATAGTGCTGATATCCGGCTGTAGTTTATTCGCGGCCGATGTGGATATTACGGCTTATGGCGCTGTAGGCAATGGTACAACATTAAATACCGGGGCCATTCAAAAAGCCATTGATGCCTGTTATAAAAGTGGCGGTGGCAAAGTTGCGGTACCATCAGGCGTGTTTTTAACCGGTACAATTGCATTGAATGATAATATCACCCTACAGCTAAAAAAAGGGGCCGTTTTATTAGGAAGCACCGATATTAACGATTACCGGAACCTTGATCCCTTTGTTGAGGGGCTTGGCATTAGTGTGGGCTGGGCACTGGTTGTCGCGGTTGATAAAAAGAACATCAGCATTGAAGGCGAAGGCATTATTGATGGCCAGGGAGCAAAATTAAAAGCGCAGCAGATATTAACCGATACCCGTGCCGAATCACAACGCTGGGGACGGCGCCCTTTTTTATTGCGGGTTGTACGCTGCCATAATGTTTCTGTAAAGGGTGTTACTTTAAATTACTCAGCCGCCTGGACCTCGCATTATTTTCAATGTAAGGAGGTAAATATTCAAAAAGTAAAAATTGTAAGCAGGGGTGTTGCCCATAATGATGGGATGGATATTGACGGCTGCCAGGATGTTATCATTAAAAATTGCGATGTGGTAAGCGGCGATGATGCTTTATGCTTTAAAACAACATCAAGTAAAATGGCCTGCAGAAATATTGTGATTTCGGGTTTGCGGTTAAAAAGCGGGCAGGGGGCCATTAAAATCGGCACTGAATCTATGGCGCCGTTTGAAAATATCAGGATATCAAAATGTTACATCTATGATACAACCAACGGAGGTATCAAGCTACTCTCTGTTGATGGCGCCAATATCAGGAACATCGAAATTGGTGAGATTACCATGGTTGAAGTAAAAACACCTATCCTGATCCGTTTAGGGGCAAGGTTAAGTGTGTTCCGTAAAGATCAGGATACCCAGCAGCCAATAGGAACTATTGAAAACGTAACCATTAAAAACATAAAAGCAAAAGCAGCGGATACGGCACAGTTGATGCCGCCATCGGGCATCCTGATAACAGGCATCCCCGGACACAATATTAAAGGGCTTACATTAAAAAACATCGAGCTAAACTTGGCAGGCGGTGGAACTGAAGAAAATGCCCGGCAGGTTGTACCCGAAGCTATTGATAAATATCCCGAAGTAAAAACGTTCGGTCCGCTCGTACCTGCCTACGGCGTATGGGCCCGGCATGTAGAGGGGTTAAAACTCGACAATATAAAATTCACATTGGGCCACAATGACCTCAGGCCGGCTTTTATCTGTGAAGACGGAAAAAACATCGAACTTAATTCCTGCATAATCCCTGAAACTACAGGTGCAAAGGCTGTAATAAGGTTAGAGAATGTTGCCGGTGCTCACATAAGCAATACCGTCGTTGCCGGATCTGCGGACGCATTTGTGCGTATTGAAGGTAATGCGAGTAGTAGGGTACAGCTCCTGAAAAATAAAATCCCCAGGATACAAAAAAAAGTGGAGTTATCTGCTGACCTGAAGGCCGGCACAGCCATTTTAGATTAG